ATACTGAGTTTGCTTGGCAAGAAGCTCCAGGGGATACCTTCGGTGCACTCTCTGACGATGAATTGCTCAATCTCAGTGCAGAAGATTTCGATGACTTTCTGGATGAAGATGTGGCCAATGGGACTGGGGCGATCGCCCCAGATCATGAGGCTGAATCTGACAATGAATTTTCCGGAGCGCTAGACGATGATTTCACCGATTCAGACCTAGCTGATCTTTCCGATGAGCTCGAAGCTGGTTCCTTGGGCATGCTAAATACCGCTGCCGATGAAGATACGGACCTAGATCTAGACCTCAGTCTTGACGAAGAATTAACCCTGGGTGCCGAAGCGACGGATCCCTTGGGGGACGAAGCAGAAGATTTTTCCTTAGGCTTCACCGGAGATGATGCCGTTGCAGAACTAGATGAAGCGGTCGGACTGGATTTTGAGGACAACGATGCCCTAAGTGATTTTGATGTCGATCTTCTCAGTGCGATTGATGAAGACCCAGAACTCGCTTTTGACACAAGTGATGCCATGGGTGATCTGGAGGCTAATTTTCCAGAGGCAGATCTCCTCGGTGACCTTGGGGAAGATGAAGAGTTTACCCTAGGGGGCTTGGCCGAAGAGGATGATGAATCCCTGATGCCCTTAGCTACAGGTCTCGATGACGATAATGCAGTAGCCGATGTGTTTGATTTTGACCTTGATGCCATTGATCTAACCCCAGAACCCGATGGGGCGATCGCCGAAGCTGATTTTGTAGATTTGGGAGGCTTTTCGCTGGAGGCCCTGGATGGAGCAGAAGAAGACTTTACCGGAGCCTTAGGGAATTTTGCGGAACTCGGTGATCCTGAAACATCGTTAGAGTTTGATACAGGGGAATTCAATGATTTCGGCCAAGAGATGGTGGCCCCCCTAACCGAAACTGGCGATCGCTTTAACTTAGAAGATTTAGATGAGATTGCCCTTTCAGACCTCAATGCCCTGCCCGATGATCTCGCCTTTAATTTAGACCCTGACCCGGAAACCGTCATCCAAGGTGATATGGATTTATTTCCCCCAGGGACCGGGGCTGAAGCTGACCTTGACTTGAAGATTGCTGACCTTGAGCTAAACCTCGATCCCAGCGTCCTGCCACCAGAAACCATTGATCTTTGGTCAGAAGACAATGATTCTATGGAAGACTTGCCAGCCCTTGATGATGTCTCTGGGCATCTCAATGGCAGTGGGGCGATCGCCGACCTCAGTGGTCTCGAAGACGACAGTTGGCTAGATAGCCTCGATCTGTCCGGGGAACTCGATGAAAACTCCGGTTCAATCCCGGGGGCAGATGACCAAGAAGGTTGGGCGGCCCTGGGGGAAGCTGGAACTAACGCTGATCGCGAAGGCTGGGATGAATTAACCCCAGATTTGTCGGTTTCTGAAGGCGAAATGCCCATTCCCCTTGATGATTTCGACTTAGATGACTTAACTGCCCTCGATAGTGCTGACTTAGATGACTTAGATTTTGGAGATGATTCACTGTTGCTGTTAGAAGATGAGCCCTAACGTTTAGCTGTGTTTTCCTGAAGATTTCATTTCATTTGGTCTGCTATGACTCCCCCTGCTCCGCCCCCCCATACCAAAATGACAATCCGCCAACCTAAACCGGCGGAGACCATGCACCAGTTTATCCAGTCCCTTAATCAAATTTTTTGGGATGCAACGACCCTAGAAGTGAACACGATGGTGGTCGAGACCATCGATGGCCAGCGCTTTATCCCGAGGATGGTATATCAAGAGCTCTATCGCCTCAACCGCGTTGATTTAACGCAACAGCATTGCCCCCTAGAACTACAGGCTGTTTATCTAAATTTGCGATCGCAACTAGAGCGCCAGTACCAAGCACTCCTCCGGGAACCCAGCAGTCTGCTTTATGACCAAAGCTTAATAGAGCCAGAAACACTGTCTCCAGAGATATCTCCTCTTCCCAATCCCTTGGGGAATGCCGAGGAAATAGAGCAACTGCAAAAATTGTTGGGCGATCGCCAGTTTTTGTGCTGCCTCCGGAAGGTGGGCGAACTCAAAACAGCCCTAGATCAGCAGTGGCGCAAACAGCAACAGCAAGGCGGAACCCCTGCCACAACGACGAGCTCGCCGGAGTTGATCCAAGCCAAAACAGTCCTCCAACTCGATGGCACGATCAACAATACCTACGCGGCAGCCCTCCTGACCCATCCCCACAGCACTATGATTCTTCAGATACACCAACAGAATATTCAGACCAGTACCCAGCAATGGCAAGGTTTACTCAGTTTTCTGATGGGCCTCGTCCAGGGTAGTTTCCAGGGGCGATCGCCCCAACGACGCCCGAGGACCAAACGAATTTTTACACGTTCCGCCCCAACTCATCTGCCCTAACTTTTTTCTCTGTGACCATTCCTGCTGATTCTTACGTCCGCCTTGATCTCGAACCCCTCACCCCCCAATTGACCCTATGCCATGGGGTGATTTTTTCGTTGGACCACGGGGGATTGCTCACTTTACTACAGGCGAAATACCAAGGACAAAACCTCAGTTTTACCGATACTTTTTGCCAGACTTGGCGGGCGCATGTGTTACTACGAGAACATAACTTGCCGCAGTGTTCCCTTTCTTTTGTCCTGCGCTATGAAGGCGTTGATGTTACAAAAATTCTTTTGGGCCTTGATGGTGATATCTTGCACCAGGTCGCCCAGGATCTTTTACTTTCTCCTTCTCTCTATTACCAACTTGCAGAGGTACAGGCATGGCTGATGGCTCAGCTATGGGCTCAGTTGCCTTGGCAGGGTCAAGGACGGTGGCTCGGGAAACTGGCATGGCTGCTGGCGATCGCCCTTGTGTTGATCAGTGTAGCGATCAGTTGGGCCACAATCTCGGCCCAACCGTTATTGATTTTGCCGATCCTCGTGGTGTTCGGGCTACTTGGCTGGGGGTTACAACGGCTCTTGCTAAAACAGTTACGTCTTCCCCTCTGGCGCTGGCTCCTGACCCAGGTGCTTTGGGGTTACCTCGCCCGGAGCGATCGCCTCAGGCATTGGGGACTCCACTTACTCCACTACCTGTAGGCGATGGGTTCGTGGGACAAATCAGGAGATCAAGAACGCAAATTCAGAGAATGGTCTTGGCTTACCCGGGAAGGGAGCTCAAGGCAGTAACCCGCCCCATAGACTGTTTTAATGTACTGGG
The nucleotide sequence above comes from [Synechococcus] sp. NIES-970. Encoded proteins:
- a CDS encoding surface protein SdrI, putative; translation: MSLSDEFKQALRSGDLSKAFTMVASKATVLKITTRVVRHLDQGDTDDPSKSLHTELDLINGTVENEIGADLLGTEQYQHLQHFHQQQVSQGNRKIQENVQGLQQLFQLLVTLQQYDRLTNAEAPLDLKFLEIPNQTLATQTVKVIEPFPEPPQTPQGAAAPLPAVAPPANGLELEAWAQSGERRETTDAVVDDQNVYVPTLADFEPDPFADDVTETSGAIANLNELLETPDPEVTPGATDLDAVDDDALFKLLKQDWQNNPAVTKVTSLDEPESEANLLPLPPLPEDWLDQDDQELATEADSGADVALGLDDALGTDAEAVAAALEDLALGDGDVGETDDRQGEFFADDGAVEDTEFAWQEAPGDTFGALSDDELLNLSAEDFDDFLDEDVANGTGAIAPDHEAESDNEFSGALDDDFTDSDLADLSDELEAGSLGMLNTAADEDTDLDLDLSLDEELTLGAEATDPLGDEAEDFSLGFTGDDAVAELDEAVGLDFEDNDALSDFDVDLLSAIDEDPELAFDTSDAMGDLEANFPEADLLGDLGEDEEFTLGGLAEEDDESLMPLATGLDDDNAVADVFDFDLDAIDLTPEPDGAIAEADFVDLGGFSLEALDGAEEDFTGALGNFAELGDPETSLEFDTGEFNDFGQEMVAPLTETGDRFNLEDLDEIALSDLNALPDDLAFNLDPDPETVIQGDMDLFPPGTGAEADLDLKIADLELNLDPSVLPPETIDLWSEDNDSMEDLPALDDVSGHLNGSGAIADLSGLEDDSWLDSLDLSGELDENSGSIPGADDQEGWAALGEAGTNADREGWDELTPDLSVSEGEMPIPLDDFDLDDLTALDSADLDDLDFGDDSLLLLEDEP